In Cololabis saira isolate AMF1-May2022 chromosome 10, fColSai1.1, whole genome shotgun sequence, a single window of DNA contains:
- the kiss1ra gene encoding KISS1 receptor a, producing the protein MYSSEELWNATELVGINGSEANFSHGKDLDNVGEDGEQHPFLTDAWLVPLFFSLIMLVGLVGNSLVIYVISKHKQMRTATNFYIANLAATDIIFLVCCVPFTATLYPLPGWIFGTFMCKFVAFLQQVTVQATCITLTAMSGDRCYVTVYPLKSLRHRTPKVAMIVSICIWIGSFILSTPILMYQRIEEGYWYGPRQYCMERFPSKTHERAFILYQFIAAYLLPVFTITFCYTLMVKRVGQPTVEPVDNNYQVNLLSERTISIRSKVSKMVVVIVLLFAICWGPIQIFVLFQSFHPNYRPNYTTYKIKTWANCMSYANSSVNPIVYGFMGASFQKSFRKTFPFLFNHKIRDSSMASRTANAEIKFVAAEEGNNNNDVN; encoded by the exons ATGTACTCCTCCGAAGAGCTGTGGAACGCCACTGAACTGGTTGGGATCAATGGGTCCGAAGCAAACTTCTCCCACGGAAAAGATTTGGACAATGTTGGGGAGGATGGAGAGCAGCATCCTTTTCTCACTGATGCCTGGCTGGTCCCTCTGTTCTTCTCTCTCATCATGCTGGTCGGACTGGTGGGCAACTCTCTggttatttatgtcatttccaAACACAAGCAGATGAGGACAGCCACCAACTTCTACATAG caAACCTGGCTGCAACTGACATCATCTTCTTGGTATGCTGCGTTCCCTTCACTGCCACCCTGTACCCCCTCCCTGGATGGATCTTTGGCACCTTCATGTGCAAATTCGTTGCCTTCTTGCAGCAG GTTACAGTTCAAGCCACCTGTATCACCCTGACAGCAATGAGCGGGGACCGTTGTTATGTGACAGTCTACCCTCTGAAATCTCTCCGCCACCGCACCCCAAAAGTAGCCATGATTGTCAGCATCTGCATTTGGATCG GCTCCTTCATCCTGTCCACCCCAATTTTGATGTACCAGCGTATAGAGGAGGGCTACTGGTACGGCCCGAGACAATACTGCATGGAGAGGTTTCCCTCAAAGACGCATGAGAGGGCATTCATCCTCTACCAGTTCATTGCTGCATACCTGCTGCCTGTCTTCACGATCACCTTCTGCTACACTCTGATGGTGAAAAGAGTGGGCCAGCCCACTGTGGAGCCCGTGGACAACAACTATCAG GTCAACCTCCTGTCTGAGAGAACGATCAGCATCAGGAGCAAAGTCTCCAAAATGGTCGTGGTGATAGTTCTTCTCTTCGCCATCTGCTGGGGTCCCATCCAGATTTTTGTCCTTTTCCAGTCTTTCCATCCAAACTATCGACCAAACTACACGACATACAAGATCAAGACATGGGCCAACTGCATGTCCTACGCCAACTCCTCCGTCAACCCCATCGTCTACGGCTTTATGGGAGCCAGTTTTCAAAAGTCCTTCAGGAAAACCTTCCCCTTCCTGTTCAACCACAAGATCAGAGACAGCAGCATGGCTTCGAGGACTGCCAATGCAGAGATCAAGTTTGTTGCTGCAGAAGAAGGCAACAATAATAACGATGTGAATTAA